The proteins below are encoded in one region of Takifugu rubripes chromosome 1, fTakRub1.2, whole genome shotgun sequence:
- the klhl6 gene encoding kelch-like protein 6 — protein MTTTLEQTTDCPLPVHGGDASPEQDREHLTDTSELHWEDGGLPSDLQKGMETLRERRELTDVVLSVDGHDFPCHRVVLAAASQYFRAMFCNGLKESHEERVEIKGLDSATMSVLLDYTYTSRAHLTHANVQRILEAASQFQFLRVVDACAGFLSKSLHLESCIGILNLADSHVLTSLKTGAQDYIVSKFSQVVQQRDFLELPADSLESVLQRDDLDANCEECVFEAVTRWVRARQDERCPLLARLLSHVRLPLLEPAYFVEKVEADELIRSCTEVFPLMQEVRRYHLTGRGVVSERTKPRVQHFMSEVFLIIGGCAKDEHFVSTVTCLDPLRRSRLDVARLPITEMEDQSQNRKWVEFACVTFCNEVYISGGKDTPHEVWKYNGALDKWIQVEALKTGRWRHKMAAHDGKVYALGGFDGVQRLASVEAYDPFHNCWTQATPLAVGVSSFAAASFDRWIYVIGGGPNGKLATDQVQRWEPGRDFWEMRAPIPVETKCTNAVAFNGCIYVVGGAMHAMYCYSPLSDSWSLITRLGERASCAIAACNNKLFITGGRDNKNQVISTVMCWDVDQAVLTEECILPMGVSHHGSVTLMKSYTHIHKITAASET, from the exons ATGACAACCACTCTGGAGCAAACCACAGACTGTCCTCTGCCCGTTCACGGAGGAGACGCCAGTCCGGAGCAGGACAGGGAGCACCTGACAGACACAAGTGAGCTACACTGGGAAGATGGAGGTCTGCCATCAGACCTTCAGAAGGGGATGGAGACCCTACGGGAGCGGCGAGAGCTCACCGACGTGGTGCTGAGCGTTGACGGTCACGACTTCCCCTGCCACAGAGTCGTACTCGCAGCCGCCAGTCAGTACTTCAG GGCGATGTTTTGTAACGGTCTGAAGGAGAGTCATGAGGAACGTGTGGAAATAAAAGGCTTGGACAGTGCGACAATGTCAGTGCTGCTGGACTACACCTACACCAGCCGGGCCCACCTCACACACGCAAACGTCCAGAGAATCCTTGAAGCTGCCAGCCAGTTTCAG TTCTTGCGTGTGGTCGATGCATGCGCCGGATTCCTCAGCAAGTCCCTCCATCTTGAAAGCTGCATCGGGATCCTGAACCTTGCTGACAGCCACGTCCTGACCAGCCTGAAGACCGGCGCCCAGGACTACATCGTCTCCAAGTTCTCGCAGGTGGTTCAGCAGCGGGACTTCCTGGAGCTGCCGGCGGACTCACTGGAGAGCGTCCTGCAGAGGGACGACCTTGATGCTAactgtgaggagtgtgtgtttgaggctgTGACGCGCTGGGTGAGGGCCCGGCAGGATGAGCGCTGCCCTCTACTGGCCAGGTTGCTTTCACACGTGCGCCTGCCACTCCTGGAACCTGCGTATTTCGTGGAAAAAGTGGAGGCAGATGAACTGATTCGCAGCTGCACTGAGGTTTTTCCTTTGATGCAAGAGGTCCGCCGCTATCACCTCACAGGGAGGGGg gtgGTCTCGGAGCGCACCAAACCGCGCGTGCAACATTTTATGTCAGAGGTGTTTCTGATCATCGGAGGCTGCGCCAAGGACGAACACTTCGTCTCCACCGTCACCTGCTTGGACCCGCTCCGGCGCAGCAGGCTGGACGTGGCGAGGCTGCCGATCACAGAGATGGAGGACCAATCCCAAAACCGGAAATGGGTGGAATTTGCATGTGTCACTTTCTGCAATGAAGTTTACATATCTG GAGGTAAAGACACACCGCACGAAGTCTGGAAGTATAACGGTGCCCTGGATAAATGGATCCAGGTTGAGGCTCTGAAAACTGGGCGCTGGAGACACAAGATGGCCGCTCACGATGGGAAGGTGTACGCACTGGGCGGATTTGATGGTGTTCAGAGGCTCGCCAGCGTGGAGGCCTACGATCCCTTCCACAACTGCTGGACACAG GCCACGCCTCTTGCTGTAGGCGTCAGCTCCTTTGCTGCTGCCTCCTTTGACAGATGGATCTACGTGATCGGTGGTGGTCCAAATGGAAAACTGGCCACAGATCAGGTCCAGCGTTGGGAGCCAGGAAGAGACTTCTGGGAAATGCGGGCGCCCATTCCAGTGGAAACCAAATGCACCAATGCAGTCGCGTTCAACGGCTGCATTTATGTAGTTG GTGGTGCCATGCATGCCATGTACTGCTATTCGCCTCTGTCCGACTCCTGGTCGCTCATCACACGCCTTGGCGAGAGGGCGAGCTGCGCCATCGCTGCCTGTAATAACAAACTCTTCATCACTGGGGGGCGGGACAACAAGAACCAAGTCATCTCCACAGTGATGTGCTGGGATGTTGACCAAGCTGTACTCACTGAAGAGTGTATTCTACCCATGGGGGTGTCGCACCACGGCAGCGTGACACTAATGAAGTcatacactcacatacacaAGATAACGGCTGCCTCAGAGACTTGA
- the LOC105419349 gene encoding kelch-like protein 6 yields the protein SCLLQFLRVVDACAGFLSKSLHLESCIGILNLADSHVLTSLKTGAQDYIVSKFSQVVQQRDFLELPADSLESVLQRDDLDANCEECVFEAVTRWVRARQDERCPLLARLLSHVRLPLLEPAYFVEKVEADELIRSCTEVFPLMQEVRRYHLTGRGVVSERTKPRVQHFMSEVFLIIGGCAKDEHFVSTVTCLDPLRRSRLDVARLPITEMEDQSQNRKWVEFACVTFCNEVYISGGKDTPHEVWKYNGALDKWIQVEALKTGRWRHKMAAHDGKVYALGGFDGVQRLASVEAYDPFHNCWTQATPLAVGVSSFAAASFDRWIYVIGGGPNGKLATDQVQRWEPGRDFWEMRAPIPVETKCTNAVAFNGCIYVVGGAMHAMYCYSPLSDSWSLITRLGERASCAIAACNNKLFITGGRDNKNQVISTVMCWDVDQAVLTEECILPMGVSHHGSVTLMKSYTHIHKITAASET from the exons TCTTGTCTCCTGCAGTTCTTGCGTGTGGTCGATGCATGCGCCGGATTCCTCAGCAAGTCCCTCCATCTTGAAAGCTGCATCGGGATCCTGAACCTTGCTGACAGCCACGTCCTGACCAGCCTGAAGACCGGCGCCCAGGACTACATCGTCTCCAAGTTCTCGCAGGTGGTTCAGCAGCGGGACTTCCTGGAGCTGCCGGCGGACTCACTGGAGAGCGTCCTGCAGAGGGACGACCTTGATGCTAactgtgaggagtgtgtgtttgaggctgTGACGCGCTGGGTGAGGGCCCGGCAGGATGAGCGCTGCCCTCTACTGGCCAGGTTGCTTTCACACGTGCGCCTGCCACTCCTGGAACCTGCGTATTTCGTGGAAAAAGTGGAGGCAGATGAACTGATTCGCAGCTGCACTGAGGTTTTTCCTTTGATGCAAGAGGTCCGCCGCTATCACCTCACAGGGAGGGGg gtgGTCTCGGAGCGCACCAAACCGCGCGTGCAACATTTTATGTCAGAGGTGTTTCTGATCATCGGAGGCTGCGCCAAGGACGAACACTTCGTCTCCACCGTCACCTGCTTGGACCCGCTCCGGCGCAGCAGGCTGGACGTGGCGAGGCTGCCGATCACAGAGATGGAGGACCAATCCCAAAACCGGAAATGGGTGGAATTTGCATGTGTCACTTTCTGCAATGAAGTTTACATATCTG GAGGTAAAGACACACCGCACGAAGTCTGGAAGTATAACGGTGCCCTGGATAAATGGATCCAGGTTGAGGCTCTGAAAACTGGGCGCTGGAGACACAAGATGGCCGCTCACGATGGGAAGGTGTACGCACTGGGCGGATTTGATGGTGTTCAGAGGCTCGCCAGCGTGGAGGCCTACGATCCCTTCCACAACTGCTGGACACAG GCCACGCCTCTTGCTGTAGGCGTCAGCTCCTTTGCTGCTGCCTCCTTTGACAGATGGATCTACGTGATCGGTGGTGGTCCAAATGGAAAACTGGCCACAGATCAGGTCCAGCGTTGGGAGCCAGGAAGAGACTTCTGGGAAATGCGGGCGCCCATTCCAGTGGAAACCAAATGCACCAATGCAGTCGCGTTCAACGGCTGCATTTATGTAGTTG GTGGTGCCATGCATGCCATGTACTGCTATTCGCCTCTGTCCGACTCCTGGTCGCTCATCACACGCCTTGGCGAGAGGGCGAGCTGCGCCATCGCTGCCTGTAacaacaaactcttcatcacTGGGGGGCGGGACAACAAGAACCAAGTCATCTCCACAGTGATGTGCTGGGATGTTGACCAAGCTGTACTCACTGAAGAGTGTATTCTACCCATGGGGGTGTCGCACCACGGCAGCGTGACACTAATGAAGTcatacactcacatacacaAGATAACGGCTGCCTCAGAGACTTGA
- the LOC101071787 gene encoding LOW QUALITY PROTEIN: immunoglobulin superfamily member 2-like (The sequence of the model RefSeq protein was modified relative to this genomic sequence to represent the inferred CDS: deleted 1 base in 1 codon), translated as MNWSLKPSRNACLLFFLELFLHYGEARVNTEAPAGPLYRVVGSLLSITCNTSGFSNNHTNKEFEFRIKMPAKPVEINIISTHDTFFSYAMYSQRVRNQEVSLTHVTPNSVVFEIQSLQKSDEGEFECYVKNPEKGYDGTYNAKTTVRVIDDSLTVSSPGPTSLSYDEGGALTLTCRASSNTVQHTHLSLTWYLQKSGEDNPRPIMSLDRDLTLIAGPGFEGRYQDGLIRLDKVGEGTYRLKFAKLKLSDQGEIYCRAQEWIQDPDRSWYSITQKEAEKLTLSVRAREVLPATSSLVVRMSAQPKVLQQGQDLSLSCSLDTQNLEEKFFTVAWFRGSVELARIGPSGILSVSAELSARAERGELQVARRGVRDYSLVLQPVGTEDQGEYTCRAWPQLRGQDGGFEQETPQDSDPEYIKISAPEGGFSLDMQNSLTVKEGDRLSLTCRVNGGQGQLSVTWQHKATSPPAAAFTNVISLNQDGVVEKGPAFAGRHVRAARPATDTFTLELDRVAPADAGVYQCVVSEWKSSSKTNSQFISSNVTVAPTASFLKLRLIGRNHKVTVGEDATLICQVKEMNVPMVLTWTLQRVDFPLDTIVTVYADGSISWSGVQRRYQLKVESKRNEVLHYLLINGASHAEAGSYRCSVSVFQDGVYRRLLQSNQLAINVENPVSSLELTSALSVPGSINTDIALKCSVLTKSSPSSRYAVTWQLQKEDGNTTILSSDQNALVMFGSQLEPSFRQRLGIMRSEGPTFWLFIRHAHISDRGSYTCKVVEWFQASQNVWDPLTIASRTILLTLTEPENDLHVYPKQQSLAAKEGEDVALRCGFRSGASGLSYFYKVSWLYTGNLSSTKTLVQLDHTGLLSYPEDPGLRGLQRRLHLSRPEQKSSHLGIQTAQEGDSGTYKCQIELFQLDHKGQWQQKASQSSSPITLTVSGPGVNLTLVQEDVEVNVSTSQDFTVLCHITQQSSADSEFQVTWFWQEKSAENQRRPIFTAYRNSTLQAFEKSDQLRFSRPLHNNYSLTVSKAAPGMYFCEVEEWLPSLSHGWRKIATQRSGHWTVDIGPTVDSPGNVDASDSQCKTLTWIIITLVIFICLLSVVYVLILKMRRTGKKPEKDFWTEQVSLNTKPCMED; from the exons ATGAACTGGTCACTGAAACCCTCTAGAAATGCCTGTTTGCTCTTTTTCCTGGAGTTATTTCTGCACTATG GAGAAGCTAGAGTCAACACCGAGGCGCCGGCTGGGCCTCTGTATCGCGTGGTTGGCTCTCTGCTCTCCATTACCTGCAACACCAGTGGCTTTTCCAACAACCACACTAATAAGGAATTTGAATTCCGTATTAAGATGCCGGCCAAACCAGTTGAAATCAACATCATCAGCACCCACGAC ACCTTTTTCAGCTACGCCATGTATTCGCAGCGTGTGAGGAACCAGGAGGTCAGTCTGACACACGTGACGCCAAACTCGGTTGTCTTTGAGATACAGAGCCTGCAGAAGAGCGATGAAGGAGAATTTGAATGTTATGTCAAGAACCCAGAGAAAGGTTATGATGGAACCTACAACGCTAAGACGACAGTGAGGG TGATCGACGACTCTCTGACTGTTTCATCGCCTGGTCCCACCTCGCTGAGCTATGATGAAGGTGGCGCTCTCACTCTTACATGTCGAGCTTCCAGCAACACTGTCCAGCACACCCATCTGTCCCTCACCTGGTACCTCCAGAAGAGTGGCGAGGACAACCCCCGTCCAATCATGTCCCTGGACAGAGATTTAACACTGATCGCAGGCCCGGGGTTTGAAGGCCGTTACCAGGATGGCCTGATTAGACTCGATAAGGTGGGAGAGGGCACCTACAGGCTCAAATTTGCTAAGCTGAAGCTGTCAGACCAAGGCGAGATCTACTGCCGAGCACAGGAGTGGATCCAAGACCCTGACCGCTCGTGGTACTCTATCACGCAGAAGGAGGCTGAGAAACTGACACTGAGTGTTAGAGCCAGAG AGGTGCTGCCAGCAACATCATCGCTGGTGGTGAGAATGTCGGCACAGCCCAAAGTTCTGcagcagggacaggatctgtctctctcctgcagcctggacaCTCAGAACCTGGAGGAGAAGTTCTTCACTGTTGCCTGGTTCCGGGGAAGCGTTGAACTGGCCCGCATCGGTCCGTCAGGCATTCTGTCTGTGAGCGCTGAGCTCAGTGCCAGAGCAGAGCGTGGAGAGCTCCAGGTGGCCCGGAGAGGAGTCAGGGATTACAGTCTTGTACTGCAGCCTGTTGGGACCGAGGACCAGGGAGAGTACACGTGCAGAGCCTGGCCGCAGCTCAGGGGCCAGGATGGTGGATTTGAGCAAGAAACGCCTCAAGACTCTGATCCTGAATACATCAAAATCTCGGCGCCAG AGGGCGGGTTCTCCCTGGACATGCAAAACTCTCTGACTGTCAAAGAAGGCGACAGGCTGAGCCTCACCTGCAGAGTCAACGGAGGCCAAGGTCAGCTCTCTGTTACCTGGCAACACAAGGCGACATCCCCACCGGCGGCCGCCTTCACCAATGTGATTAGTCTAAATCAGGATGGCGTCGTGGAGAAAGGGCCGGCGTTTGCGGGTCGCCATGTCAGAGCAGCGCGCCCGGCGACAGACACGTTCACACTAGAGTTGGACAGGGTAGCGCCTGCTGATGCTGGAGTTTACCAGTGCGTCGTGTCTGagtggaagagcagcagcaagaCCAACAGCCAGTTCATCAGTTCCAATGTGACCGTGGCTCCTACAG CTTCATTCCTGAAGCTCAGGCTTATAGGTCGGAACCACAAGGTGACCGTGGGGGAAGACGCGACTCTGATATGTCAGGTAAAGGAGATGAACGTGCCCATGGTGCTGACCTGGACCCTGCAGCGCGTTGACTTCCCCCTGGACACCATCGTGACAGTGTACGCCGACGGCTCCATCAGTTGGTCCGGAGTCCAGCGCCGCTACCAGCTTAAAGTGGAGAGCAAACGGAATGAAGTCCTTCACTACCTGCTCATCAACGGCGCCAGCCACGCGGAGGCAGGAAGTTACCGCTGCAGCGTGTCGGTTTTCCAGGACGGCGTGTACCGCAGGTTGCTTCAATCGAACCAGCTGGCTATTAATGTGGAGAACCCAG TGAGCAGTCTTGAGTTGACCTCTGCCCTGTCCGTGCCGGGAAGCATTAACACCGACATAGCGCTGAAATGCTCCGTTCTCACAAAATCGTCTCCATCCTCTCGCTATGCTGTCACCTGGCAGCTCCAGAAAGAGGACGGCAATACCACCATCCTCAGCTCGGACCAGAATGCTCTGGTGATGTTTGGATCCCAGCTGGAGCCGAGCTTCAGGCAGCGACTAGGCATCATGCGCTCCGAGGGCCCGACCTTTTGGTTGTTTATTCGCCATGCTCATATATCAGACAGAGGCTCCTACACCTGTAAGGTTGTGGAATGGTTTCAAGCCTCTCAGAACGTCTGGGATCCACTCACGATAGCATCCAGAACAATTCTGCTGACACTTACTGAACCTG AAAATGACCTTCATGTGTACCCAAAGCAGCAGTCGCTGGCTGCAAAAGAGGGAGAGGACGTGGCGCTTCGGTGTGGCTTCCGCTCTGGCGCATCAGGCCTGTCGTACTTCTACAAAGTCTCTTGGCTCTACACTGGGAATCTTTCCAGCACAAAGACCCTGGTGCAGCTGGATCACACAGGTCTGCTGAGTTACCCAGAGGATCCAGGGCTCCGCGGCCTGCAGCGGCGGCTTCATCTCTCCAGACCTGAGCAGAAGAGCTCTCATCTTGGGATTCAAACAGCTCAGGAGGGAGACAGTGGCACATACAAGTGCCAGATTGAGCTATTCCAGCTGGATCACAAAGGCCAGTGGCAGCAAAAGGCCTCGCAGAGCTCCAGCCCCATCACGTTAACTGTCAGTGGTCCAG GCGTCAACCTCACCCTCGTACAGGAAGATGTGGAGGTGAATGTGAGCACATCCCAGGATTTCACAGTTCTCTGTCACATCACCCAACAGTCCAGTGCGGACTCTGAGTTCCAGGTCACCTGGTTCTGGCAGGAAAAGTCCGCGGAAAACCAACGTCGTCCCATATTCACAGCTTACCGGAACTCCACTCTGCAGGCGTTTGAGAAGAGCGATCAGCTGCGATTCAGCCGCCCGTTGCATAACAACTACAGCCTGACGGTGTCAAAGGCAGCTCCTGGCATGTATTTCtgtgaggtggaggagtggctTCCATCTCTGTCTCACGGCTGGAGGAAGATCGCAACACAAAGGTCTGGACATTGGACCGTTGACATTGGACCGACTGTGGATTCTCCGG GAAATGTGGACGCTTCTGACTCTCAATGCAAGACACTTACATGGATCATAATTACTTTGGTAATATTCATCTGTCTTCTTTCTGTCGTATATGTGCTGATCTTGAAGATGCGCAGGACAGGAAAGAAGCCAGAAAAAGACTTTTGGACAGAACAAGTGTCTCTGAATACCAAACCCTGCATGGAGGACTAA